A single region of the Brassica rapa cultivar Chiifu-401-42 chromosome A03, CAAS_Brap_v3.01, whole genome shotgun sequence genome encodes:
- the LOC103856128 gene encoding casparian strip membrane protein 5, which yields MKSGQAEIAETSKGIKKRGLMSRKIAIFEFILRIIAFFNTISSAILMATTNETLPFFTQFIRFHADYNDLPALTFFVVANAVVSGYLILTLPLAFVHIVKNKTENSRILLIILDVAMVGLLASGAASAADIVYLAHNGNNNTNWFAVCQQFNSFCERISGSLIGSFIAVVLLILLIILSAIAISRRH from the exons ATGAAGTCTGGTCAGGCTGAAATCGCTGAAACAAGCAAAGGTATCAAAAAGAGAGGTTTGATGAGCAGAAAAATTGCGATTTTCGAGTTTATCCTAAGGATCATCGCTTTTTTTAACACCATAAGTAGTGCAATCCTCATGGCAACCACAAATGAAACTCTGCCTTTCTTTACTCAGTTCATACGGTTCCATGCAGATTACAACGATCTTCCAGCTTTAAC GTTCTTTGTGGTTGCAAATGCTGTTGTAAGTGGCTACCTAATCTTAACTCTACCTTTAGCATTTGTCCACATTGTCAAGAACAAGACTGAGAACAGTAGAATACTTCTTATCATTCTTGATGTG GCAATGGTGGGTCTTCTAGCTTCGGGAGCAGCCTCAGCAGCAGATATTGTCTACTTGGCGCACAATGGGAACAATAACACAAACTGGTTCGCTGTTTGTCAGCAGTTCAACTCCTTCTGTGAGCGTATCTCAGGGTCTTTGATTGGATCTTTCATCGCCGTTGTCCTCCTCATTCTTCTCATTATTCTATCAGCTATTGCTATTTCTCGACGCCATTGA
- the LOC103856130 gene encoding transcription factor MYB16, whose amino-acid sequence MGRSPCCDKLGLKKGPWTQEEDQKLLAYIEEHGYGSWRSLPEKAGLHRCGKSCRLRWTNYLRPDIKRGKFNLQEEQTIIQLHALLGNRWSAIATHLPKRTDNEIKNYWNTHLKKRLVKMGIDPVTHKPKNETPLSSLGLTKNAAILSHMAQWESARLEAEARLARESKILHYQTKPSSHHHHGFTHKTLLTTWTSKTNQGNADHQQQQLESPTSTVSFSEMKEPSSAKIELVGSSTCLNLIKEPENDWFNSTVHEFEATEMAGGVDEGFTGLMLAGDSLGRSFSAEKNETVKERSGGGDCSNYYEDNKNYLDSIFSLVDPSTPMMF is encoded by the exons ATGGGTAGATCACCGTGCTGCGATAAATTAGGTTTGAAGAAAGGaccatggacacaagaagaagaCCAGAAACTTTTGGCGTATATTGAAGAACATGGATATGGAAGCTGGCGTTCATTGCCTGAGAAAGCTG GTCTTCACCGATGCGGCAAAAGCTGCAGACTAAGATGGACTAACTACCTAAGACCTGACATCAAAAGAGGCAAATTCAACTTGCAAGAAGAACAAACCATTATTCAACTCCATGCTCTCTTAGGAAACAG GTGGTCGGCGATTGCGACTCATTTGCCGAAGAGAACAGACAACGAGATCAAGAACTATTGGAATACTCATTTGAAGAAACGGTTAGTTAAAATGGGGATTGATCCAGTCACTCATAAACCCAAAAACGAGACTCCTTTGTCTTCTCTTGGTTTAACCAAGAACGCAGCCATACTTAGCCACATGGCTCAATGGGAAAGTGCTAGGCTTGAAGCTGAAGCAAGGTTAGCTAGAGAATCAAAGATTCTTCATTACCAAACCAAACCATCATCCCATCATCATCATGGTTTCACTCATAAGACATTGTTAACCACTTGGACAAGTAAAACAAACCAAG GTAATGCAGATCATCAACAGCAACAACTTGAGTCTCCGACATCTACAGTGTCGTTTTCTGAGATGAAGGAGCCGTCGTCGGCGAAGATAGAGTTGGTTGGTTCATCCACGTGTCTAAACTTGATCAAAGAACCTGAAAACGATTGGTTCAACTCAACGGTTCACGAGTTTGAAGCCACGGAGATGGCGGGAGGAGTGGACGAAGGGTTCACCGGTCTAATGCTCGCCGGAGATTCACTAGGCCGGAGCTTCTCCGCCGAGAAAAACGAAACGGTGAAAGAGAGGAGTGGTGGTGGTGACTGCAGCAACTACTACGAGGACAACAAGAACTACTTGGACAGCATTTTCAGTCTCGTTGATCCTTCAACGCCAATGATGTTCTGA
- the LOC103856131 gene encoding uncharacterized protein LOC103856131, with protein MALPPGLYSGTSSLALVARASAFSVGLLYGSMKLKVLKMTKKPHKVEATAHH; from the exons ATGGCGTTGCCTCCAGGACTTTACTCCGGCACCAGCTCCCTTGCTCTC GTGGCTCGTGCTTCGGCGTTCAGCGTGGGTCTCCTCTACGGGAGCATGAAGCTCAAGGTCTTGAAG ATGACAAAGAAGCCACACAAGGTTGAAGCCACTGCTCATCACTAA
- the LOC103856132 gene encoding lamin-like protein — protein sequence MARFTVLIAAVILAFVVAVPEVTAKKYTVGENKFWNPNINYTIWAQGKHFYLGDWLYFVFDRNQHNILEVNKTDYENCNADHPLVNWTRGAGRDIVTLNVTKHYYLLDGKGGCYGGMKLAVKVEKLPPPPKAAPVKSIGSVSMATGVAQFVIPFALFSVSTVWDAILRMW from the exons ATGGCGAGATTCACGGTGTTGATTGCGGCAGTGATACTAGCCTTTGTAGTGGCGGTGCCGGAAGTGACGGCGAAGAAGTACACAGTCGGCGAGAACAAGTTCTGGAATCCAAACATCAACTATACCATCTGGGCTCAGGGAAAGCATTTCTACCTCGGTGACTGGCTCT ATTTCGTGTTCGACAGGAACCAACACAACATTCTCGAAGTTAACAAGACCGACTACGAAAACTGTAACGCCGACCATCCTCTCGTAAACTGGACTCGTGGAGCTGGGAGAGACATTGTCACTCTCAACGTGACCAAACATTACTATCTACTCGACGGAAAGGGTGGCTGTTATGGAGGCATGAAGCTCGCTGTCAAAGTCGAGAAGCTTCCTCCTCCGCCAAAAGCTGCACCTGTCAAGAGCATTGGTTCAGTTTCCATGGCCACTGGTGTGGCTCAGTTCGTGATTCCGTTTGCTCTTTTCTCTGTTTCGACGGTGTGGGATGCCATCTTAAGGATGTGGTAG
- the LOC103856133 gene encoding uncharacterized protein LOC103856133, which yields MAEETVRCLPDSPDVNRSWRRLSTRKLSFLYTEETLLPNYLRSPTGSCHDACKYGRKHESQEDKARVSPLKRVNRSFSGTLSFDSPLRKKKALTKSVLSPSLGSDGGCEHEVSKAGHRSRTKAVSLSDSKRKKTVSHSFKATVVSRRRAVEMVEQNKRVTALKLKSVAQTAAKALRRSTVNRKKVSGGSEASEPKKVVVPLRAIVTPKRCSRSLKTKKESNSLRSVTVIKTRKLVEDKCKDLVEEKTLYVIKMNTGNETVASDQNQRCVMDPPIDDPKSEKCQEESECVVTEANGESPQQEEVEEADENESFSEDENTTRQVKSKPLSTESTLNGKSMKLRFKRGKVLDVESQDNNSPRKLKFKKGKTVTGADTSSKASSQRSLKTKGTDFSNAKEQQQHNPKPLEVVLKHQDTEEKIDSSRALLFNNVIEETANKLVETRKSKVKALVGAFESVISLQERNSSPTTT from the coding sequence ATGGCTGAGGAGACAGTACGTTGTTTGCCTGATTCACCGGATGTAAACAGATCATGGAGAAGGCTTTCCACTAGAAAGCTGAGTTTTCTATACACCGAAGAGACCCTTCTTCCTAATTACCTCAGGTCTCCCACTGGTTCTTGTCATGATGCCTGCAAGTACGGAAGAAAACATGAATCTCAAGAAGACAAGGCTAGAGTCTCGCCTCTCAAGAGGGTTAACAGAAGCTTCTCTGGAACTCTAAGCTTTGATTCACctttgaggaagaagaaggctTTGACCAAATCAGTGTTGAGTCCTTCTCTTGGTTCTGATGGTGGATGTGAACATGAGGTGAGCAAAGCTGGACACAGGTCAAGGACAAAGGCTGTGTCTTTATCAGATTCtaagaggaagaagacggttTCACACTCTTTCAAAGCTACTGTTGTGTCAAGGAGGAGAGCGGTGGAGATGGTTGAGCAGAACAAGCGTGTCACTGCTTTGAAGCTGAAGTCTGTTGCGCAAACAGCAGCTAAGGCTCTTAGACGCAGTACTGTGAATAGGAAGAAGGTTAGTGGAGGATCTGAAGCTTCAGAACCAAAGAAAGTAGTTGTGCCTTTGAGAGCTATAGTGACTCCAAAGCGGTGTTCTAGAAGCTTGAAGACAAAGAAGGAGAGCAATAGCTTGCGTAGTGTTACAGTAATCAAAACCCGGAAGCTGGTGGAGGATAAGTGTAAAGACTTGGTTGAAGAGAAGACTCTCTATGTTATTAAGATGAACACAGGGAATGAGACTGTTGCATCTGATCAGAACCAAAGATGTGTCATGGATCCTCCTATTGATGATCCAAAGAGTGAAAAGTGTCAAGAGGAATCTGAGTGTGTTGTGACTGAAGCTAATGGTGAATCTCCTCAACAAGAGGAAGTAGAAGAGGCTGATGAGAATGAGTCTTTCTCTGAAGATGAGAACACAACAAGGCAAGTAAAAAGCAAACCCCTCTCAACAGAATCCACTCTAAACGGCAAGTCCATGAAACTGAGATTCAAAAGAGGAAAGGTCCTGGACGTTGAATCACAAGACAACAACAGTCCAAGAAAGCTCAAGTTTAAGAAAGGAAAAACCGTCACCGGAGCAGACACATCCTCAAAAGCCTCAAGTCAGAGAAGCTTAAAGACCAAAGGAACAGACTTCAGCAACGCGAAAGAACAACAACAGCACAACCCCAAACCATTGGAAGTTGTTTTAAAACACCAAGACACAGAGGAGAAGATCGATTCTTCAAGAGCGTTGTTGTTCAACAATGTGATCGAGGAAACAGCTAACAAGCTTGTGGAGACTCGCAAGAGCAAAGTTAAGGCTCTTGTTGGTGCTTTTGAGTCTGTCATATCTCTCCAAGAAAGAAACTCTTCTCCAACAACAACCTAA
- the LOC103856134 gene encoding EID1-like F-box protein 1 — MILPKQYRCTHSPTCQCTRGHLSEDVLLLVFQHLNWNPKLVATLSCVCKWFDDFAKRVLWKEFCKTRAPRMMLDLQSSGSHCIDGNWRALGKLLIYCSGCTQGGLFNSTVQIPGHFVYRTRFSRTLGRSLLPPQCRTDVLYVSDPCEHLDQGEEGDVGLFRGIFKSFPTSRVRKVIINKAVPFHPSEVCPYCKAKLWSMLQAKIIPQSACIRLEAYEDCIEYFVCLNGHLLGICTLAPLSDSEEAVPSEDSNHTEKKQDNGLVKENGLKRRHSLLGGSENGPSPQKRLTSSNQCDIDV, encoded by the exons ATGATTCTACCAAAGCAGTACCGTTGCACACACTCCCCTACCTGCCAATGCACAAGAGGCCATCTAAGCGAAGACGTCTTGTTACTAGTCTTCCAGCATTTAAACTGGAACCCGAAACTAGTCGCAACACTCTCCTGCGTATGCAAATGGTTCGACGATTTCGCCAAACGAGTCCTCTGGAAAGAGTTCTGCAAGACTCGCGCCCCCAGAATGATGCTCGATCTGCAATCCAGCGGCAGCCACTGCATCGACGGCAACTGGAGAGCCCTAGGGAAGCTTCTCATCTACTGCTCAGGATGCACACAAGGCGGCCTCTTCAACAGCACGGTTCAAATCCCTGGCCACTTTGTTTACAGAACAAGATTCTCGAGAACTTTAGGGAGAAGCCTCCTGCCGCCTCAGTGTAGAACCGACGTGCTCTACGTTAGTGATCCGTGTGAGCATCTTGATCAAGGAGAGGAAGGAGACGTGGGTTTGTTCCGAGGGATATTCAAGTCGTTTCCTACGTCTAGAGTCAGGAAAGTTATTATTAACAAGGCGGTTCCGTTTCATCCGTCTGAGGTTTGTCCGTATTGTAAAGCTAAACTGTGGAGCATGCTCCAAGCTAAGATCATACCGCAGAGTGCTTGCATTCGTTTGGAGGCTTATGAAGACTGCATTGAGTATTTCGTTTGCCTTAATGGTCATTTGCTTGGTATCTGCACTTTGGCGCCTTTGTCTGATTCAGAGGAGGCGGTTCCTAGTGAAGATAGCAATCACACAGAGAAGAAACAAG ACAATGGCTTGGTTAAAGAAAATGGATTGAAAAGGAGACATTCTTTGTTGGGTGGAAGTGAGAATGGACCTTCGCCTCAAAAACGACTGACCAGTTCGAATCAGTGTGACATTGATGTGTGA
- the LOC103856135 gene encoding membrane-anchored ubiquitin-fold protein 2, protein MAEVKDHLEIKFRLNDGSDIGPKSFPDATTVAALKETVVSQWPKEKENGPKTVKDVRLISAGRILENNKTVGDCRSPVSNLSDAVTTMHVLIQPQVTDKEKKTKKKPKGDLKQNNCVCLCFGRRL, encoded by the exons ATGGCAGAGGTTAAGGATCACTTAGAGATTAAGTTCCGTCTCAATGATGGTTCAGATATTGGTCCTAAATCGTTTCCTGATGCTACAACCGTTGCTGCATTGAAAGAAACTGTGGTTTCTCAATGGCCAAAAG AGAAGGAGAATGGGCCAAAGACGGTGAAAGATGTGAGATTGATAAGCGCAGGTAGAATATTGGAGAACAACAAGACGGTTGGAGATTGCAGGAGTCCTGTCTCCAATCTCTCAGATGCTGTCACCACTATGCATGTCCTCATTCAACCTCAGGTTACTGATAAAG agaagaagacgaagaagaagcctAAAGGTGATCTGAAACAGAACAATTGTGTCTGCTTATGTTTTGGACGCCGGTTATGA
- the LOC103856136 gene encoding probable galacturonosyltransferase 14 — protein MQLHVSPSMRSITISSSNDFTTDLMKIKLAARHISSRTLFHTILILAFLLPFVFILTALVTLEGVNKCSSIDCLGRRLGPRFLGRVDDSERLARDFYNILNEVSTQDIPDGLKLPDSFNHLLSDMKNNHYDAKTFALVLRAMMEKFERDIRESKFAELMNKHFAASSIPKGIHCLSLRLTDEYSSNAHARRQLPSPEFLPVLSDNAYHHYILATDNILAASVVVSSAVHSSSKPEKIVFHIITDKKTYAGMHSWFALNSVAPAIVEVKGVHQFDWLTRENVPVLEAVESHNGVRNYYHGNHVAGANLTETTPRRFASKLQSRSPKYISLLNHLRIYIPELFPNLDKVVFLDDDIVVQRDLAPLWDIDLGGKVNGAVETCRGDDEWVMSKRLRNYFNFSHPLIAKHLDPEECAWAYGMNVFDLQAWRKTSIRETYHSWLRENLKSNLTMWKLGTLPPALIAFKGHVHILDPSWHMLGLGYQKNTNIENVRKAAVIHYNGQSKPWLEIGFEHLRPFWTKYVNYSNDFIKNCHILE, from the exons ATGCAGCTTCACGTATCGCCTAGCATGAGAAGCATCACGATTTCGAGCAGTAATGACTTTACTACTGACTTGATGAAGATCAAGCTCGCAGCTCGTCACATCTCTTCCCGAACTCTCTTCCACACCATTTTGATCCTCGCCTTCTTGTTGCCTTTTGTATTCATCCTCACCGCTCTTGTTACCCTCGAAGGTGTCAACAAGTGCTCCTCCAttg attGTTTAGGGAGGCGGTTAGGTCCACGTTTCCTTGGTAGGGTAGATGATTCAGAG AGACTAGCTAGAGACTTTTATAATATTCTAAACGAAGTAAGCACTCAAGATATTCCAGATGGTTTGAAGCTTCCAGATTCTTTTAATCACCTTCTTTCAGATATGAAGAATAACCACTATGATGCAAAAACATTTGCTCTTGTCCTGCGAGCCATG ATGGAGAAGTTTGAACGAGATATCAGAGAATCTAAATTCGCAGAACTCATGAACAAGCACTTTGCAGCAAGTTCCATCCCCAAAGGCATTCACTGTCTCTCTCTGAGACTGACGGATGAATACTCCTCCAACGCTCACGCTCGTCGCCAACTCCCTTCACCAGAGTTTCTCCCTGTTCTTTCAGACAATGCTTACCACCATTATATTCTAGCCACGGACAATATTTTAGCTGCATCAGTTGTGGTCTCATCCGCTGTTCACTCATCTTCAAAACCGGAGAAAATCGTCTTCCACATCATCACAGACAAGAAAACCTACGCGGGTATGCATTCATGGTTCGCTCTCAACTCCGTTGCACCAGCCATTGTGGAAGTCAAAGGTGTTCATCAGTTTGACTGGCTGACGAGAGAGAATGTTCCGGTTCTGGAAGCTGTGGAGAGCCATAACGGTGTTAGAAACTATTACCATGGGAACCATGTCGCTGGGGCAAACCTCACTGAAACAACTCCGAGAAGATTTGCTTCGAAGTTGCAGTCTAGAAGTCCCAAATACATATCTTTGCTCAACCATCTTAGAATATATATACCTGAG CTTTTTCCGAACTTGGACAAGGTGGTGTTCTTAGACGATGATATAGTTGTCCAGAGAGACTTGGCTCCACTTTGGGATATTGACCTTGGTGGTAAGGTCAATGGAGCGGTGGAAACTTGCAGGGGTGATGATGAATGGGTGATGTCAAAGCGTTTAAGGAACTACTTTAACTTCTCTCACCCTCTCATTGCAAAGCATTTAGATCCTGAAGAATGCGCTTGGGCGTATGGTATGAATGTGTTTGATCTACAAGCTTGGAGAAAGACAAGTATCAGAGAAACGTATCACTCTTGGCTTAGAGAG AATCTGAAGTCGAATCTGACAATGTGGAAGCTTGGAACCTTACCACCTGCTCTTATTGCGTTTAAGGGTCATGTTCACATACTAGACCCGTCATGGCATATGCTTGGATTAGGATATCAGAAGAACACCAACATAGAGAATGTCAGGAAAGCTGCAGTGATCCACTACAACGGGCAGTCAAAGCCATGGCTGGAGATTGGTTTCGAGCATCTCAGGCCGTTCTGGACAAAATACGTTAACTACTCCAATGATTTCATCAAGAACTGTCACATCTTGGAGTAG
- the LOC103856137 gene encoding uncharacterized protein LOC103856137, whose translation MEEQHQRGVLRPLKNTHSPKEDAPTRQKRELSCYYGLRQNPKKTTHKSFALESSEPRKKILFRCGECGKGFRYEKCLSNHQAGAHLSTVQRVCEESIKSLCGSFSLVRKKKRSSRVVRYKKTSFTTFLGSSSVFGESDEELEVAECLILLSKSSPKIVVDRGKLVGEATDAIPERLNGYLRGKKVRRAAEFEYGFLREEKKLLEEGESNEIDQQLVGEAMEAVPETIHGYLRGKKLEERVSIHEASKEPASFLGGSSEIDQQEQRRACGFDSVMISGYETWKEAASFLGHKFELGIGALECSDSDDEIVTESSGKGNAEHQCRLCSKVFSSYQALGGHQTSHRMSKSKSKKSCREESVELDDDAAQV comes from the coding sequence ATGGAAGAACAACATCAACGAGGAGTTCTACGacctctcaagaacactcattCACCTAAAGAAGATGCACCAACGCGCCAAAAGCGAGAACTATCTTGCTACTACGGCCTAAGGCAAAACCCAAAGAAGACAACCCACAAATCTTTCGCGTTAGAATCGTCAGAACCGAGGAAGAAGATCTTGTTCAGATGCGGAGAGTGTGGGAAAGGGTTTCGTTACGAGAAGTGTCTCTCGAATCATCAAGCGGGGGCGCATCTATCGACGGTACAGAGGGTTTGCGAAGAGTCGATCAAGAGTCTGTGTGGTAGCTTCAGTCttgtgaggaagaagaagagatcatCGAGAGTTGTCAGGTACAAGAAGACTTCGTTTACTACGTTTCTTGGAtcgtcttctgtttttggtgaGAGTGATGAGGAGTTAGAAGTGGCGGAGTGTTTGATTCTATTGTCTAAGAGTAGTCCTAAGATTGTAGTAGACAGAGGGAAACTTGTTGGTGAAGCAACGGATGCTATTCCTGAAAGGCTTAATGGTTACTTGAGAGGCAAGAAAGTGAGAAGAGCTGCTGAATTTGAATATGGGTTTTTGAGGGAAGAGAAAAAGCTTCTGGAAGAAGGGGAGAGTAACGAGATCGATCAACAGCTTGTTGGTGAAGCAATGGAGGCTGTTCCTGAAACGATTCATGGTTACTTGAGAGGCAAGAAACTGGAAGAAAGGGTTAGTATACACGAAGCTTCAAAAGAACCAGCTAGTTTCTTGGGAGGCAGTAGCGAGATCGATCAACAGGAACAGAGAAGAGCTTGTGGATTTGACTCTGTGATGATTAGTGGTTACGAAACATGGAAAGAGGCAGCGAGTTTCTTGGGACACAAGTTTGAGCTTGGAATAGGAGCTTTGGAGTGTTCTGATTCAGATGATGAGATTGTTACTGAATCATCTGGTAAAGGCAATGCTGAGCACCAATGCAGGCTGTGCAGCAAGGTGTTCTCGTcttaccaagctcttggtggtCACCAGACGTCTCACAGGATGAGCAAAAGCAAGAGCAAGAAGAGCTGCCGAGAGGAATCAGTAGAGCTTGATGATGATGCAGCGCAAGTGTAG
- the LOC103856139 gene encoding UDP-glucose 6-dehydrogenase 3, with amino-acid sequence MVKICCIGAGYVGGPTMAVIALKCPSVEVAVVDISVPRINAWNSDQLPIYEPGLDDVVKQCRGKNLFFSTDVEKHVREADIVFVSVNTPTKTRGLGAGKAADLTYWESAARMIADVSVSDKIVVEKSTVPVKTAEAIEKILTHNSKGIKFQILSNPEFLAEGTAIEDLFKPDRVLIGGRETTEGFAAVKALKDVYSQWVPEERILTTNLWSAELSKLAANAFLAQRISSVNAMSALCEATGANVSEVSYAVGKDSRIGPKFLNSSVGFGGSCFQKDILNLVYICECNGLPEVAEYWKQVIKINDYQKTRFVNRIVSSMFNTVSNKRIAVLGFAFKKDTGDTRETPAIDVCKGLLGDKARISIYDPQVTEEQIQRDLTMNKFDWDHPLHLQPMSPTTVKQVSVAWDAYAATKDAHGICILTEWDEFKKLDYERIFENMQKPAFVFDGRNVVDAEKLRKIGFIVYSIGKPLDQWLKDMPALA; translated from the coding sequence ATGGTGAAGATTTGCTGCATAGGAGCTGGATATGTCGGTGGTCCAACCATGGCGGTCATTGCTCTAAAGTGCCCATCTGTTGAGGTAGCCGTTGTTGATATCTCTGTGCCAAGAATCAACGCCTGGAACAGCGATCAGCTCCCTATCTACGAGCCTGGTCTTGACGACGTGGTTAAGCAGTGCCGTGGAAAGAATCTTTTCTTCAGCACCGACGTTGAGAAACACGTCAGAGAAGCTGACATTGTCTTCGTCTCTGTCAACACCCCGACCAAGACTCGCGGTCTCGGAGCAGGAAAGGCCGCGGACTTGACTTACTGGGAAAGCGCGGCGCGTATGATCGCAGACGTTTCGGTTTCCGACAAGATCGTTGTCGAGAAATCAACTGTCCCTGTCAAAACCGCAGAGGCCATTGAGAAGATTCTTACGCACAACAGCAAAGGAATCAAGTTCCAGATCCTCTCCAACCCTGAGTTTCTCGCTGAAGGAACCGCCATTGAAGACCTTTTCAAACCGGACCGTGTACTCATCGGTGGTCGTGAAACAACCGAAGGGTTTGCAGCTGTTAAAGCCTTGAAGGATGTTTATTCCCAGTGGGTTCCTGAAGAGAGGATCCTCACCACCAATCTCTGGTCCGCCGAGCTCTCCAAGCTTGCAGCTAACGCCTTCTTAGCGCAGAGGATCTCATCGGTGAACGCAATGTCTGCTCTCTGTGAAGCAACCGGCGCTAATGTCTCAGAAGTCTCATACGCCGTAGGTAAAGACTCTCGTATCGGTCCCAAGTTCTTGAACTCGAGTGTCGGCTTCGGAGGATCATGTTTCCAGAAAGACATCCTCAACTTAGTCTACATCTGCGAATGCAACGGCTTGCCCGAAGTCGCAGAGTACTGGAAACAAGTCATCAAGATCAACGATTACCAGAAAACCAGATTCGTCAACCGGATCGTCTCCTCGATGTTCAACACAGTCTCCAACAAAAGGATAGCAGTTCTCGGTTTCGCATTCAAGAAAGACACGGGAGACACCAGAGAGACGCCAGCCATTGATGTCTGCAAAGGCCTTTTAGGTGACAAAGCTCGTATCAGCATCTACGACCCGCAAGTCACTGAAGAGCAGATCCAGAGAGACTTGACCATGAACAAGTTCGACTGGGACCACCCTCTTCATCTCCAGCCCATGAGCCCCACCACTGTGAAGCAAGTTTCGGTCGCTTGGGACGCGTACGCTGCGACCAAAGACGCTCACGGTATCTGCATTTTGACGGAGTGGGATGAGTTCAAGAAACTGGATTACGAGAGGATCTTTGAGAATATGCAGAAGCCGGCTTTTGTTTTTGATGGTAGGAACGTTGTGGATGCTGAGAAGCTGAGGAAGATTGGGTTTATTGTTTATTCTATTGGTAAGCCTTTGGACCAGTGGCTCAAGGACATGCCTGCTCTTGCCTAA
- the LOC103856141 gene encoding ankyrin repeat-containing protein BDA1: MDQRSLEAAAKSGNIDLLYELIREDPYVLDKIDNVPFIDTPLHVTALAGTTEFAMEMMHLQPSFARKLNADGLTPLHLAIDHGHFWLVLELVKVDPSLVRLKGRQGMTPLLLAVSKKKIDLISEFFLVCPKSIVDANVNGENALHIAVKNNEPREGLIVLNVLMGWILRLCQKDAERTETRVINCRDKDGNTPLHIAAYHNNHQAMRLMLKSSNVNVNIENKNGLTVLDVAVLLRREGSRWGRVERMVKWHGGKRSASLVKIKTTSDILSSKLTWCESRRTKSIRSYSWISEERRNALLVVATLIITATYQTVLQPPGGVSDSGESGREASNGTISHGTTSNGTKAGSVVMGDGDFVWLWIWNSVGFNIATALTLRLLSLGQESGFWYIPLFIPLLLAYYAAGGVISPNEIMLHIGNVGSFIILLIWALVVWFWEWLQSKRGKVRGPKSGLVWEGFATLDQARGVTPKGYVIK, encoded by the exons ATGGATCAGAGGTCATTAGAAGCTGCTGCTAAGTCTGGAAACATCGACCTATTATACGAACTTATCCGTGAAGATCCATACGTCCTCGATAAAATCGACAACGTGCCTTTCATTGACACTCCTCTCCACGTGACAGCCCTCGCCGGAACAACAGAGTTCGCCATGGAAATGATGCACTTGCAACCTTCTTTTGCTAGGAAACTTAACGCCGACGGGCTTACTCCGTTACACCTCGCCATCGACCATGGCCACTTTTGGCTAGTGCTCGAACTAGTTAAGGTTGATCCAAGCCTTGTACGTCTTAAAGGGAGACAAG GTATGACGCCATTACTACTTGCGGTGAGCAAAAAGAAAATCGATTTAATATCAGAATTCTTTTTGGTTTGCCCCAAGAGCATCGTGGACGCAAACGTGAATGGAGAGAACGCTCTCCACATTGCTGTGAAGAACAACGAACCTAGAGAAGGGTTAATAGTCCTTAATGTTCTCATGGGATGGATCCTAAGATTGTGTCAAAAGGATGCAGAGCGGACCGAGACAAGAGTCATAAACTGTAGAGACAAAGATGGTAACACGCCTTTACATATTGCAGCGTACCATAACAACCACCAAGCTATGAGATTGATGTTAAAGAGTTCCAATGTTAATGTCAACATCGAGAACAAGAACGGTTTAACCGTTCTTGACGTTGCCGTGTTACTCAGAAGAGAAGGCAGCAGATGGGGTCGCGTAGAGAGAATGGTCAAGTGGCATGGCGGGAAACGTTCGGCTTCTCTGGTTAAGATTAAGACAACATCTGATATACTCAGCTCCAAGCTAACATGGTGTGAATCAAGGCGAACGAAGAGTATTCGGTCTTATTCTTGGATCTCCGAAGAAAGAAGAAACGCTCTTTTAGTTGTCGCCACTCTTATAATCACAGCTACTTATCAGACCGTTCTCCAGCCTCCCGGAGGCGTTTCTGACAGCGGTGAAAGCGGTAGAGAAGCTAGCAACGGAACAATTAGCCATGGAACAACTAGCAACGGGACAAAAGCGGGTTCCGTGGTAATGGGTGACGGGGATTTTGTATGGCTATGGATATGGAACAGTGTGGGTTTTAACATAGCCACAGCACTGACGCTGCGTTTGTTGAGCTTAGGACAAGAGAGTGGGTTTTGGTATATTCCTCTCTTCATACCTCTTCTACTGGCTTACTATGCTGCAGGGGGAGTGATCTCGCCGAACGAGATAATGCTCCACATCGGAAACGTGGGTTCGTTCATTATTCTGCTCATTTGGGCTTTGGTGGTCTGGTTTTGGGAATGGTTACAGTCTAAGCGAGGCAAGGTGCGTGGACCCAAGAGCGGATTGGTGTGGGAAGGTTTCGCCACGTTGGATCAAGCTAGAGGTGTTACTCCTAAGGGGTATGTGATTAAGTGA